TAGCAACTTTTTAAAGGCCACCACCCCAGTGataacatttgtacatttttactgAGAGTGTATAATGTCTTTATTAATTGTTACTGTTTATAGAGGGTTGAACAAATTCCAACACTGAAGACATCAAATGACATTCGAATCATTCAAAACAATTACCTCCATAGTTTGTCTCCATACAATGCTCATCATATTTGTTGTTAGGTTCTCCCGAGTTCCAAGCATGGAAATTCATTTTGGACCCATCACTCCAGAACCATGTCCCCTCCTGTTTACAGAAGAGCACAAGGATCACTGTGTTTAGGACCTCCTGGCATTATGTGCATGTGTAAAATGAAgaaatcaaaaacaaataataaaaactctATATCTCGCAGATGCTACTTGCACACCcctgtgtaaatgtaaatgttcactTGTAAGCAGTGCTGAtttaaacagtaaagtgtaaagCACAAACAATGAAAGTgacaaattaagtaaataaataaaataacatactgAAACCGCATCATAGCCTCCTATCCAGAATGCTTTTGAACTTGACACCAATAGCTTTAGGAAGGCTTGCTCCTTGAAACTGTGTACAGAAGCAAGGTTTCCACCACTGTTCAAGCACCTCACCTGAGGAGAATATGAGATAAGGAGAAGGTTAATAAGTCTTTAAGAAATTACAGTAAATACCAGGCTTATTTTCTGTCAGTTCTTGCTGAATATACCTACCTCTGCATCCTTCCAGGACTTTGGACCATTAAATGCCTTGAAGCATCTGTTTCCATGTCGACTCCACCCAGTTTCACAAGCTGTTACATGGagatttgttttgtattattgtctgtgtatgttttcttaaattaatttcattatatctattatatataaGGTGAGCTCAGGTAAAGTGGGCCACTTTGGTAAAACGTGTAAGAAAGAtacctagaatttttttttttttacttttgttcatgctttctcaagccaacatcaACATTTGTTGGAAATTAGTTGAGCTCTGAGACAAACTAAactgaacattttataaaaattgttCTATGATAAAACATTGAAGGTATTTATGGATGTTCAGAATGAATGATGTATCTCACCTGAAGCATTCAGAGCAAAGAGTAGACCGAGAGACACATAGACAATCCAGACCGCCATTGTTTCTCACTGAAATCAGCCAGGAATACTGCACACCTGAACAAAAAATGTCAGACAAGACacatatttaaatgaatgaatgaaaaaaaaaaaatctaaatataatttgaatcctattgtaaatattttaattgatgtattaatttagtgacactaaCAGAGAATTTGCTGTGTTCATCTGTTTCAAAGCAGAGGTGTGAGTTTTTATATATGGCAGATGAACATGTTTACACATACTTTCAGCTGAATCATTTATCAGTGGATCATCAAGGTTACACATCCTATACCCAATACTGCAATCCTATGTTGCACAACATTGCACAATGAAAGTCTTGAAATAAAGcccaaaatatgaattatataaatttgcTTGCATTAAAAGGgttatttttcaagtaaattttgcAAGTTCTTTGGTCTCCATAATAACCATGGTTATTGAACACATGCTACTTAAAAAGTgagataatgtaaaaaaatataaaaaaatcaatggtTCAGTGTTCTCTTTCTCCCTTATTTAAGAGTATACTGATGCTGATGAATAATCAaagtaaagatatttttttttctattacagaTATGAAATAggaaataagttaaataaatccAGTAGGGACTagtgtcttattttttttttatttttttttttatttatttttt
The genomic region above belongs to Carassius gibelio isolate Cgi1373 ecotype wild population from Czech Republic chromosome A11, carGib1.2-hapl.c, whole genome shotgun sequence and contains:
- the LOC128021918 gene encoding galactose-specific lectin nattectin-like, whose amino-acid sequence is MAVWIVYVSLGLLFALNASACETGWSRHGNRCFKAFNGPKSWKDAEVRCLNSGGNLASVHSFKEQAFLKLLVSSSKAFWIGGYDAVSEGTWFWSDGSKMNFHAWNSGEPNNKYDEHCMETNYGAEGNWNDRKCTVELPFVCAVAI